In the Mytilus trossulus isolate FHL-02 chromosome 1, PNRI_Mtr1.1.1.hap1, whole genome shotgun sequence genome, one interval contains:
- the LOC134718631 gene encoding toll-like receptor 4 yields MYKSIQYSILFVLFISTTTTFCSECPFDSSCDCIVNTSTNLTSALCSNRGLDTLPNFYKTARLLESFDASHNKIVQIPNYTFSNTNNLLHMNLSDNNISALFSESFHGLENLVTLNLERNGLTYTLNTIPPTCFKNLYNLKSLYLKNNIGFYPTAQRYPNLSALFELETLKIDGLPKDNFEQRFETLKELKVLDLSSKDCDIKIVRSEFFLSTPNLHYIDISHCKVKKIWKNTFSELKNLTHLDVSDNEDLKFAGIENVTHDLQFTAIKIFKFNKVHKTFEMNTEIGRNTWKGLQHTNITEMHMDSNRVQLVRTGVLSMLPKTLNILSAADNMFSFGIYILEAKTLNISFINVSYQFSSHQPELGSVDRPNYSINRWKRNLRVDFPLPFPKNLRTAHFRRSQLQYDIPRVEIMKNNLEYLDVSSNLLARWKGPTVNFHHLKHLNLSSNYCSNISTVFFEGTVNLEKLYAQNNLLGFSIQFDIDGKILKPLKMLQVIDFSQNRIPFLPPLFFVFLERLEVLKLYDNLFEDIDFRLTQMKNLSLIDLSRNRIQFLGSVAISQLESVSRDHMVSLNLSENPFICSCASLKFLKWMTETKVVLLNRENYYCKYENGTKTLLLNVNNIYNKLKKDCSSYPVIIIGITGAIFLSVSIVCFGLFYRYRWKLRYIYYMTKNRFRGYVPVIDHANKTYLYDAFISYAEQDCGFVHNDVIKNLEGEGNLKLCLHKRDFLPGNEIAANITSAIHNSRKTVVILSPHYLSSNWCRFEFNMAKMESMYTRENENILFMVFLTNIPSRELPLMMMEFIDSNSYIEYPDDEFGNVVFWQKMLEAVSA; encoded by the coding sequence ATGTACAAATCTATACAGTACAGTATACTGTTTGTCCTGTTTATTTCGACAACTACCACCTTCTGTTCGGAATGTCCATTTGATTCTTCTTGTGATTGTATTGTGAATACGTCAACAAATTTAACATCAGCATTATGCTCCAATAGAGGATTGGATACTCTTCCAAACTTTTATAAAACTGCACGTCTGCTAGAATCGTTTGACGCAAGCCACAACAAGATTGTTCAGATACCAAACTACACCTTTTCAAACACAAACAATTTACTTCACATGAATTTATCGGACAACAACATTTCAGCACTTTTTTCCGAATCATTTCACGGACTAGAAAATTTAGTAACTTTGAATCTTGAGCGCAACGGTTTAACGTATACATTAAACACCATTCCGCCGACTTgcttcaaaaatttatataatttgaaatctctgtatttaaaaaacaatatcgGGTTTTATCCGACTGCTCAAAGATATCCAAATTTGTCAGCTTTGTTTGaacttgaaactttaaaaattgatgGATTACCGAAGGACAATTTTGAACAACGATTTGAAACACTCAAGGAACTTAAAGTTTTGGATTTGTCTAGTAAAGATTGTGATATCAAAATTGTAAGATCAGAGTTTTTTCTGTCAACGCCAAATCttcattatatagatatatcCCATTGTAAAGTAAAAAAGATTTGGAAAAATACATTTAGCGAATTAAAAAATCTTACACATCTTGATGTTTCTGATAACGAAGATTTAAAGTTTGCTGGCATTGAAAATGTAACACATGACTTACAATTTACagctattaaaatatttaaatttaataaagtgcataaaacatttgaaatgaaCACAGAAATTGGTCGTAATACATGGAAAGGTCTTCAACATACAAACATAACAGAGATGCACATGGATAGTAACAGAGTTCAACTTGTCAGGACTGGGGTTCTTTCAATGCTGCCtaaaacactaaatatattaTCAGCCGCTGACAATATGTTTTCGTTTGGAATATACATATTAGAAGCAAAAACCCTAAACattagttttataaatgtttccTATCAGTTTTCCTCACATCAACCCGAGTTAGGTTCCGTGGATAGACCAAATTATAGTATAAACCGCTGGAAAAGAAACCTAAGAGTTGACTTTCCACTTCCGTTTCCAAAGAATCTTCGCACAGCTCACTTTCGGAGAAGTCAATTACAGTACGACATTCCGAGAGTTGAAATCATGAAAAACAATCTAGAATACTTGGATGTCAGCAGTAATCTGCTTGCCCGCTGGAAAGGTCCAACGGTTAATTTTCATCACTTGAAACATTTGAACTTATCTAGTAATTATTGTTCTAACATATCAACGGTTTTCTTCGAAGGAACAGTCAACCTGGAAAAGTTATATGCACAAAATAATTTGCTTGGGTTTAGCATTCAATTTGATATAGatggtaaaattttaaaaccgCTCAAAATGTTGCAAGTAATagatttttcacaaaatagaATACCATTTTTGCCACCCTTATTTTTCGTATTTCTTGAACGGTTGGAAGTGTTAAAGTTGTATGATAATCTctttgaagatattgatttcaGATTGactcaaatgaaaaatttatcCCTTATTGACCTATCTAGAAATCGCATTCAATTCTTAGGATCTGTTGCAATTAGCCAGTTAGAATCAGTTTCGCGCGATCACATGGTGTCATTAAATTTAAGTGAAAATCCGTTTATTTGTTCATGTGCTTcattaaaatttcttaaatgGATGACGGAGACAAAAGTAGTGTTACTCAATCGTGAAAACTattattgtaaatatgaaaacggcacaaaaacattacttttaaacgttaataacatttataataaactgaaaaaagatTGTTCGTCCTACCCTGTTATAATCATTGGAATAACCGGGGCtatatttttgtctgtttcaaTCGTCTGCTTTGGACTATTTTACAGATATCGATGGAAACTTcgatatatatattacatgacTAAGAATAGGTTCCGTGGATATGTTCCAGTAATAGATCATGCAAACAAAACTTATCTCTACGACGCTTTCATTTCTTACGCTGAACAAGACTGTGGTTTTGTTCATAACGATGTCATCAAAAATTTAGAAGGAGAAGGCAATCTGAAGCTTTGTTTACACAAGCGAGATTTTCTCCCAGGAAATGAGATTGCTGCAAATATCACAAGTGCGATTCACAACAGTCGTAAAACTGTTGTAATTCTAAGTCCTCATTACTTATCTTCTAACTGGTGCAGGTTTGAGTTTAATATGGCAAAAATGGAAAGCATGTACACaagagaaaatgaaaatatacttTTCATGGTTTTTCTCACTAATATTCCTTCCAGAGAATTGCCTTTGATGATGATGGAATTTATTGATTCCAATTCTTATATAGAATACCCTGATGATGAATTTGGGAACGTTGTATTTTGGCAAAAAATGCTGGAAGCTGTAAGTGCTTGA